Genomic window (Helianthus annuus cultivar XRQ/B chromosome 3, HanXRQr2.0-SUNRISE, whole genome shotgun sequence):
GATAATTAGTTTAGTTATATTATAAGGAATGATTGTTGGTGTTTTTTAGTGGAGTGGATAGAAAATATATGAGAATGCAACTGTTAGTTTATAAATATATGGTATAATGATACacgtataaaaatattatttaataaaaatagaGAGAAAATATAGTTTTGAATGTAAATATATGGATATAAATTTCAATTCCAAATTACCCAATTGGAAGTtggaacttgaaaccttaaaagTGACCTCAGTTGGAAGTGAGTCAGTGACCCCCTCACTTTgaacaaaagttagaaaaaaagcATAGAGAAATCTTTggactttacattacatttctggtAAAAAAAAAGGATGCAAGCGGGGACCACATGTCTGTATAGAACTGACCCCGATGCTCTGTTAAGATTCTGTTAAGATTTGACAAAAGTATTCAGTTCGACCATTACGCTACACTAAATCCGTAAAGAGGCGTGTTACTGGTTTTACGAGTCCGGTCTAGTTAAAAACATGTTTTAACCAAAAGCAAACATTTACAAACCTCCCTAAAGCTTGTTCCTTGTGAAACTTTTGGAAGTTAGAACTTTTAAGAGTTAACTCTTATTTTCATACTTGTGGTTTGTTCACTTTTATTATTTCAGGCCAATTTTAAAAAATGCACCAGTTTCCTCTCTGACATACTGGAAAcgtgccacttcagtccaaaaattaAAACTCAGTTAAATTAGACAGGTTAAATGAATGGTATTATTTTATGAATAATACCTTAACTGAATTTTAATTTTTGGACTGGAGTGGCATGTTTCCAGTATGTCAGGGAGAAAACTGAtgtatttttaaaaatttatctTAAATGGTAAAAGTAAACAAACCAggaggactaaaatggcaattgaCTCAACTTTTAATGAACCATTAATATAAAAATAAGGTAGGTCCCTTTTTGTGGACAAATATTGATACCTCATGCATAGGAATTGTTTGGAAAAGAGGAATAGTTTGGTTTGAgtgtttggattttttttttttttttttttttgaacggcttgAGTGTTTGGATTCAATGGTTCTTTTGAGTATGTTTGGTTTAAAAACACACGTAGAATTAATATCCTACCTACCCATCCAAATCCATCGTATTCTTTAATAGTTTTATCGAAAAGATTCCAAGAAACATGTAAAATTACTCATATACCCATACATTTAATAatctaattaaaaaaaatctattaTTTACAGCAACACAGATTAGTTGTAATTGTAAATGAGTTTTGGGTTCAACGAAAGGGCACTTTTGGTACCACATGCCTAAAAAGTCAACTGGTAACCAATTTTATTTTAAGTTCCTAACAATAAGTAGTCTTAAGCCCCTTGCCGTTGCGAGGCAGGGGGCGCAAAACCGTACTACTAGTGtttgggttggggggggggggggggagtgcGGGGGCGTAAGACGGTGTTAACTGAACGATGATCAAAACCGGCAAAAAGTGTAAAACAAAAACACGAGTTTCTAACACCAAGTGACTCACGTGAACGAACACGTAGATGACCTTGAATTTATACCAATTTTATTAAAGTTTATGAACAAAAACACGAGTTTAAGGGTAGAAAagtaaagtttttaaagaaaataggAAAATAATAAAATGATTAAACTACTGGGgtgaaaataaaaatttaaataaaagacAATATGGACTAAAAGACGAAATTGCTACTATTCATTGTACGATCTAATCGATTGTGATCGTAACGTGCAGCAAGGCAACTTGGATTTAGAGATGGAAATGAGTGCCCAGAACTAAGCAAATTGGCATCAGATTATGTGAGAAACTCGAAAGCATTTGAAGATGACATGTATGTCTATTTTTCAAATCACAAAGAGGAAGTTGAATCACTTTCTATAAAGCTTGTTGAAGAGCTTGAAAGATGCATTCTTAGCTATTTTGCATTTCATTGGAGCCATGCTTCTCTTATGATCAATCAGGTACGTTTTAAATAGACTTCTGCTATACGCACGCCACTGTCACACCGTTTTCAAACACCCGTTTGAGGTTCGATTCCTCTGAACAACCGTTTGTCATTAGGGTTTGCGTCATAGCTCCCCTTACTTTTAAATGGACGTTTTGAGGATTCATCGAACGACTATTTGATGGTTAGGGATTGCGTTATATCCTTGTCTTTAAACAGCCCGTTGAGTTTGAGGGTGGCATATAatagtatgtatatttttattaatatatatatttatagtattaattaatatttatatattttttttttttttgcaaattgactttcattaacaaaccaccaaaccCGAAAACCGGGCCGGCAACACAAACAACAAAACAAAgattacataattacaaatttacaccagtcGATCCAACCGATCGATTGAAAACGAGACCTATGTTTGAGCCAAAAATAACCCATGGATCTTAACTCActaaaaattaattaatatttatatttgATTTTACGAATTTTGTGGTAACATTAGACTCACATATACGTGTTTGACCCAACATAcccatttttttatttattttaatttttaactttttttttcgaTTGAATTGAAGGTGCTGAGCGTTGGATCCGATGGGAGGAGACTTAAAAACATGGTTTTGGCAGCTACGAGGTAACTTACCTTATCTAGCATTGATGAGGTATATgaattttattttgttaaatgaaaatattattaataatttaattTATGCAAAAAGAAATTGACAAGACATATTTATCACCAAATGAATCTATTAAAAGTGTCACGTATGACAAAATGTTGCACCCTTACAAATGTTAATAAATGTAGAATTTAGTAGAAAGTTGTGGATATTGTGGCCCACTAGTCACtagtatttaattttttttaacggtaacTTTATGTATAAGGTTACCACACTCTCTAAATTGAAGAGCCCCGTATTACCTTACTTTGgacagactatgttgtcttaaccagACTTACGCTAGCTTCAAAGTTTGGCCTTTTGAGCATTCTCCCGGGAAACCATATCGTCGGTTGCCACTTGACAGTCGTTGTTCCACCACAAAAGTAAAACTCTCTGGCGTAACACACAGTGAGACGAAAACCCGGTTGGGCTCGGGAATCGAAATGACAACCTCACACAAGGCCTAGTTCAAATCATTCATTACCTATATCCACCTTATATGACACAAGTGAGATTTTTTTTTAGATCAGAAAATTGTTTCATTCCGATCACTAGGGCAAATTatataaggatagcaggtagacgagtaACAAACTGCGCCGTCATCCCTTTCTggatagaaaaccctaatctactaaaaacaaagcctcgcccatgaggggtcgaaaagttgttgtggaccacacgctgaactctaaCCAAGAACCGAACCACTAGCCCACAAGTATTTTTTAAATGAATATTTTATCGGtctttatttaaatataaattttaaattATTTACATGACAAATCATTATCTGTTTTGAATAATTTTAAGACGATAGTGGGATTGGGTGggaatatttatatttataatgaATAGATAATTCAACAAGTTGGGAATGGAATAATAATTCAATTATGGATGATGTTGAAAAGTTATTAGTttttaataaacttaaaaaaaaaaaaaactagtttgagacagtctgtttttttttttttttttttttttttttttttaacgtaaCAAATTTTTATATGATTGTATTTTAGGGTTTATCTTAAACTTAGCACACTAGTAACTATAATTTTACTAATTTACTGCATATGCTAAAAAGTTCTAatgatattattattttttaatcaaTTTATTTTAGTTAAGCTATACTTATATGAATTTGTTCATGAATACAAGTTGGATTGTTATTTATTTGCAGAAAGCAAAGATTCGAGAGAGTTACAAAACACTTAAAAGTGACAAGAGCATTCTCAACAATGGTGGAGGAACTGAAAGTGATAGAGTCTAACACCCCTAAGAAAGGCGATGGCGACGACACCTTAACCGATGTGATGGGTCCGGTGGCTCACTGTGATAGAAGCCCTGTGCTCCTCTTCATGGGTGGTGGAATGGGGGCTGGCAAGAGCACCGTTCTTAAAGAAATACTTAAAGAGTATGTAACTTAGGTGTTCATGGGTCGGTTTTGACAAAAGAATTTTGGATCTAACCGCTAACTAAAATTTATGAGAATAACAAACCTAACTACTTAAAGAGTACGTAACTTAGGTGTTCATGTATTTATGGCAGGGCATTTTGGTCAGTGACCGCGGAAAATGCAGTTGTGGTGGAAGCTGATGCTTTCAAGGAGACAGATGTGATTTACCGAGCTCTAAGCTCAAAGGGTCATCACCACGACATGCTTCAATCGGCTGAATTGGTACACACAcactcacatatatatatatatatatatatatatatatatagggtaaggatagtgtaaaaagggcctaaagtgtgagaagtgtattataacactatatataatactatataactaTTAGAATATGTAAATATTATGTATCCATTATATTAGGAGATAATTATGTATTTGATATGTTTCCATATCTCTTGTATTGTATCTACCCCTATTTAAAGGGATGTGATTATTGAATGGAGGACACGAATTATTCTTGATCCATAAACacttttatggtatcagagcttacgCTCTACAAACCCTAGCCGTCGCACACCTTAACCGTCGTTCGTTTTTTTCCGGTCATCCCCTGTTTCGACAGCCACCATGACCGGCAAAGAACACACATCCAACACCGAACCTAAATCCTCCTCCCTGCATCCAGCCTATACGGTGACCAACATTCAAAACAAGGTTCGCACTCTCGACGGCACCAAGGTTACGTATTCATCATGGGTAAAGCTTTTCAAGTTACATGCAAAAGCTTACAAGGTTCTTGATCATATCGACGGCACGACTGCACCAAAAGAAGGCGACGATGACTATGATTCCTGGCAAGAGATCGACGCCCTTATTCTCCAATGGATATACGCCACGCTATCCGACGAGTATTTGGTTCGGGTTCTTGAAACCGATGCTACGGCACGAGCCACATGGGTGAAACTTGAAGGTATTTTTCTTAATAACAAAGGTTCTCGAGCTACGACTCTTGAGCATGACTTTACAAATCTCACACTTAGAGCTTGTGCATCCCTCGACGAATATTGTCAGAAACTTAAAGACATCGCCGAGCAACTAGGCGATGTCGGCTTTCCGGTTAGCGAGCCACGGCTCGTTATGCAACTTGTTCGAGGCCTACCGTCCGAGTATGATGTTACCGCTGCCCTCATCAATCAAACCTCCCCTACATGGGATGAAGCTCGCACCAGTCTGCAAAAAGAACAACAACGCCAAGCCGCCCGCCAAAACAACAACCAATCGGTACTTGTCACCACTCCGATTCCCGCTGCTACCGTTACCGAACCATCTACCCAAACTACCAACCCACCCGCACCTAATACAACCCCTACAGATCCTAATCGGTACTCACAAAATTATTATGATCCAAACCGTCCTCGTGGCCGTGGACGCGGCTACCGCGGCGGTCGTGGTCGGGGTTCTCGGGGACGTGGCAACTATAGCAACCAATACTCTACCTCTCAATGGAACCAACCCTCACCCACCTATCCACCCGCTTACGGCCCGCAGCAATCTCCGGCCCCTTTCCCCTCCTGGAACACACCGCCTACCCCCTACCCCTCACAAGCTTGGGCCCCTAATCAACCACCTCCTCCTTACCCCCAACCCCAATATAACCAGGCCCATCTTGCATACCAACAGGCCCAAATGCAGCCATTAACCCAGCAGCCTCCCACCCCTACCCAGTTCCACGACCCGAATGTTTTTAATGCATTAAACCCAACGGACATCGGCACGGCTCTCTCCATGATGCAGATCAATAACCCGGACACCTCGTGGAACATGGACACCGGAGCATCCTCTCACATCACCTCCAATATCGGTAAAATTTCTACTCCCTTGTCTTTTTCTTCAAGCACTATTCTTGTTGGGAATGGCCATAAATTACCAATTACAGGATCTGGAAATTCCCTACACACTGTCTCCACCAAAACCTACCAACTTAACAATGTCCTACACTCACCCACTGTTATTAAAGATTTACTTTCTGTTCGTAAATTCACTCGTGATAACCAAGTTAGTATTGAATTTGACCCTTTTGGTTTTTCTTTGAAGGACCTCAAGACGGGCACCTTCCTTTCGCGCCATGATAGCACGGGGGACCTCTATCCTCTTACGCCACCTTCATTTGCTTTGGCCTCCGTTTCTCAACCCACCCCGTGGCACAACCGACTTGGTCATCCTGGCGCAACTATTTTGAATTTTTTGTCTAGTCATAATTTCATTCATTGTAATAAGACTACTAGTCAGTCCATTTGTTCTTCTTGTCAAATTGCTAATAGTCAACGATTACCTTTTAATGATTCAAAGTCTATTACGTTTGCTCCCTTTGACATCGTACATTGTGATTTGTGGACATCCCCGGTTTTAAGTAAAAGCGGTTACAAATATTACATGGTGCTTATTGACAATTTCACACAACATGTTTGGGTCTACCCACTTAAATTTAAATCCGAAACGTTTCCTACCTTTGCTAAATTTCATAAACTAATCCACACTCAATTTAACCGTCTCATTAAAACATTTCAATGTGACTTGGGTGGTGAGTTTGACAATCACAGCTTCAAGCAATTTGCCGCTCAACAAGGCATGGTTCTTCGTTTCTCATGCCCCCAGACCTCACCACAAAACGGCAAGGCCGAACGCATGCTTCGACGCTTTAATAATATTATCCGTGCCATACTTACCCATGCTCGTCTTCCACCCACATTTTGGGTTGAAGCTCTCCACACTGCAACCTATCTTCACAATATTCTTCCTACCCCTAAGCTCAACCATCACACCCCGGCCTTCGCCCTTTACCAAAGACATCCAACCTATGATCATCTTCGCGTTTTTGGGTGTGCCTGTTACCCGAACGCCTCTGCCACTCAACCCCATAAACTCTCACCCCGGTCTACCCGATGCATCTTTTTGGGCTACCCGCCAAATTTTCGTGGGTATCGATACATGGATCCCCTCACTGGTCGGGTCCATATTTCTCGTCATGTGATTTTTGACGAGCACGACTTTCCCTCCGACACCACCACCCCGCCCGACGCTTATCACTTCCTCGATGATGAAACCTACCCTTTCTTCGCTCCGATACCCACAGCCGCACCATACCCACCTTCGGCCCACCTGCCTATCGGCCCAAACCAACCCGTCCCCAACCAGCCTTCCACTACCCAGCCCACTCCTGTCGGCCCAAACCAAACCGTCCCCAGCCCGCCTTTCACTACCCAGCCCACTGTTAACCCAACCCCAACTCACCCGCATTCACCAAACCACTCACCGCCTTCTTCCCCAGCGGCCCAATCCACTTCCAACCGTCACCACATGTATACCCGATCCAAGGCTGGAATCTCCAAGCCTAATCCTAAATTTAACCTTACTGCTCCTTCCGTCAACCATAACATCTCACCCATTCCCACATCCCACCTCAAAGCCCTTCTAGATCCTAATTGGCTTATGGCTATGAACAATGAGTTTAATGCTTTGCAGGAAAATCAGACATGGGAATTGGTACCGCGACCGGAGGGGGTGCCCATTACACGTTGCATGTGGCTCTTTAGACATAAATTTAAATCCGACGGCGCTCTCGAGCGCTACAAAGCTCGGTTAGTGGTAAATGGCAAATCTCAAACGGTTGGCATCGACTGTCATGATACATTTAGTCCAGTCGTCAAACCCGCCACCATTCGCACAGTGTTAAGTTTGGCGGTCTCTCGAGCATGGCCCATTCACCAACTCGACGTCAAAAATGCTTTCTTGCATGGTCACTTAGAAGAAACAGTGTTTATGTATCAGCCACCGGGTTTTATTGACAGTCAACGTCCGAATCATGTTTGTCGCCTAAAGAAATCTCTATATGGTCTCAAGCAAGCCCCTCGTGCATGGTATACCCGTTTTTCGACCCATTTGTTGTCCCGAGGATTCCGCAGCAGTATATGTGATTCGTCGCTATTTATATATCAACATGGGACTTCCACGGCATACTTATTATTGTATGTCGACGATATTGTCGTGACCGCTTCTGATTCGACTCTTCTAACATCAATCATTACTATGCTATCGCGGGAGTTTGCTATGACAGACTTAGGTCCGTTGCATCATTTTCTGGGGATCACTGTTACGAGGGACTCTACCGGGTTGTTCTTGTCCCAATCACAATACGCTCGGGACATCATACACCGAGCGAACATGACCGGGTGTAAACCTTGCGCCACTCCATGCGACACAGGTTCCAAATTAGGCGCTAATGATGGGGATCTGCTTACAGATGGCACTCTTTACCGCAGTCTAGCGGGCGCTCTTCAGTATCTCACATTTACAAGACCTGACATCACTTACGCGGTACAACAAGTTTGTTTATTTATGCATGCCCCACGAGAGCCACACTTTGCCTTTCTTAAGCGGATACTTCGTTACCTTCAGGGCACTATCGGTTTCGGCCTACACTTGTCGGCCTCCTCCACATCCTCTCTTATTGCCTATTCTGACGCGGATTGGGGGGGCTGCCCTGATTCTAGACGCTCCACATCTGGGTACTGCATTTTTATGGGTGATAATCTCATCTCATGGTCGTCTAAACGCCAGCCCACCATTTCCCGCTCTAGTGCCGAAGCTGAATACCGTGGCGTTGCTAACGCGGTGGCCGAGACCAGCTGGCTTCGGAACCTTCTTCTTGAACTTCGTGTCCCAATCTTAAAGGCCACCATCATCTACTGTGATAATGTATCCGCGGTTTACCTTTCAGCAAATCCCGTGCAACATCAGCGTACAAAGCATGTTGAAATGGACATTCACTTCGTTCGGGAAAAGGTACAGATTGGTCATGTTAAAGTTTTACACGTGCCCTCCTCCTCGCAATATGCGGATATTTTTACTAAGGGTCTTCCTCGCACGCTTTTTGAAGAATTTCGTTCCAGTTTGCGCGTTCATCCATATCACGCTTCAACTGCGGGGGACTATTAGAATATGTAAATATTATGTATCCATTATATTAGGAGATAATTATGTATTTGATATGTTTCCATATCTCTTGTATTGTATCTACCCCTATTTAAAGGGATGTGATTATTGAATGGAGGACACGAATTATTCTTGATCCATAAACACTTTTAATAACACcttataacaatatgtaacaccatataacactatgtaacactatataacattatataacaaatataacactatacatctatcatagacatactatcatctatcatagacatgctatcaaacaacctatagtgttatatttgttatataatgatatatagtgttacatagtgttatatggtattatatggtgttacatattgttatacggtgtttatatggtgttatatagtattatatatagtgttataatacacttctcacactttgaacactttttacaggatcttctacctatatatatatatatatatatagttttgttTGACCTGACTCGATCTTTTATTATAAAAAGATGTGGTAGTGCCAAATGACCTTAGACCAGATAGGCGCATATCAAGATTAAAATGTGTACAAATTTAATTCAAGACGTGACtaatgaaacattttatacaggTGCATCAAACATCTACGGATGCAGCTTCATCTTTATTAGTAACGGCGTTAAACAAAGGATTAGATGTGATCATGGATGGGACATTGTCATGGGAACCATTTGTGGAACAAACAATTGCCATGGTGAGAGCGGTTCATAAACACCGTTATCGCATGGGTGTTGGCTATAAAGTCTTAGAAGATGGAACCATCGTCGAAAATTACTGGGAAAGGGTCGAAGACGATCCGGAAGAAGATAAAGAAGTTAAAGTAATGAAACCTTATAGAATTGAGTTGGTTGGTGTTGTTTGTGATCCTTATATTGCTGTTACAAGAGGAATTAGGTATGATCTTAAACCTTTTGTTGTTTAAAGGGGCGGAGTGTTGCACTTGTAACTTGAGGGACCCAAAGTGTAAGTTTacaaaacttgttttttttaactGTACAGGAGGGCTATAGCAGTGAAAAGGGCAGTGAGGGTAAATTCACAACTGAAATCACACAAAAGATTTGCAAATGCATTTCCAAAGTATTGTAGTCTTGTGGACAATGCAAGGCTCTATTGCACCAATGGCATAGGGGTCCCACCAAAGGTaaggttttattttatttagggtaaattgcattttacgtcTTTTAAGTTTGAGCAAAATTGTAAACGATGTCctttaactaataaaattacaGTGTATGTTCTTTGTGTTACAGTTTCTCATCATGCGTTGTCCTTTTGctctaacccagttaattttttatGTTAACTCTTAACACATGCCACTCACATCATATGAGGGCATACTGGTTATTTcacttaataataaaaaaatacccGTGAAACTTCAAGCAGGAAGATATATTTTAAGTGAAAAATAACCATTGTGATTTATACCCTCATGTGAGTGGCACATGTTAAGAGTTAACataaaaaattaactgggttagagCAAAAGAACACTATATGATGTCCGGTGTAATTTCTTTAGTTAAAGGACAATGCCTGCAATTTTACTCAAACTTAAAGAGTGTAAAATGCAAGTTACctatttatctatttatttatttcgaAATAAATATATGATTTCTTTTAGAATAACTGTATTATGATGACAATGTCACTTATTGTTATTATCTTGGTTAAAATGCAGTTGATGGGGTGGAAAGACGGCAATAGCGGTCTATTAGTCGATCGAGACCAAATCAAATGTTTGGAAACGTTAAGTGAAATCAATGATGAAGCGGATTCCATATACGAGCTTTATGCTGACCCCAGAAGGTTAACAGAATCTGGCTCGGTGTGGAAAGAACGTGTGTTGAAGCCAGACAGGATTGATCTTCAACGTGATTTGAAGGTTGTGATCGAGAGAATTGAGAAGTCAAAGGATCCAACACTGCTCAAAGGGTAATAGTGCAAGACATCAAGGAGACAACTTTATGGTGGATGATCAAAAGAGCGAAAGTTTCGGGTGTTAATGTCTTAAACTGGTCTTCATTTTCTGGTATAGACTTTGGATAGAGTATGTTTTTGGATAATAGTTCTAAAGGGTATTGGATTTAAGGTGGGGTGGGAGTTTTTTTtggttgtatgtatgtatgtatcatTGAGGTATTTGAATGAAGTATAGAGAGAAGTAAAAATTGTAACATGCATACCAAAAACTAACCCTTTTATGTTAGTTtttaaatatatcaaaatattttttttttctaaaaactaataAAAGTTCCCAAACATCTACCGTAACTAAAATATCCATGCTTTTGTCAATATTGAAATACTTTGTTTGACATTAGAGTTGTACATATAAACCGGCTAGGTCCCGGCAACCCGGAAACCCACCCGGCTTGACCCGGTAAAAAGCCGATTTGGCCCTGAAGATGCACAAGCTAGACCATAACCTAGTCAAGCTTGATTAGACCTTTAAACCTGTAAGAAATCGATCCTGCACAAGCAGCAAACCGTTAGGCTCGTTGCATAGGTGGAAGGGCAACTCTGCAACCACCCTCCGGTGTGAAGATAAGTatttgtttagagagagaaaagtaGGACAAAAGTTTTGAGAAAATCGTACTTTAAGTGTACTTGgtagaggggtatttatacttgCTTGTTAGATGACGTCATTCGCTCCAGGCGTATTTTTTTATGTGTGCCCTATACCGAGGCCGGACATTTATTATGTCATGTTTACTGGAGGTGATTACTTTATTGTTCAGTGGCCGGACATGTGGTCCGGTTATGCATCTACAGCCCCAAAGCAGTTCGGGTCCACCCTGACCCGGTGGGTTGATACAGGTTTGGGATTTTTGTGTTGAGAATCGATACCAATCCAAACTGGTTTGAGCCCGcctaaaaattgagaaaaaacgGTTTAAACATTAAAACCTATTTTGAACCCGACCTGAATAAGTTTGTGTGGGTTGGGGTGTTCAACCCTAAAACGGGTTTGTACACCTCTGGTTTATATATACTATACAATTTACGTGGAGGAGAATAGTGTCAGTGAGCTGCCTGACACTTTTATATTGGTTCagctaaattacgattttgtcctgtttaaatttacagttttgccattagttttgttttttttttctcttctacccaaattacaattttgccattagtTCAGATTTATAATTTTATCATTGTTTTTTAgtcaaattatgattttgcccgaGTGTAAAATTACATTCAAGCCAACGTTTAGTTTTTTTCCGACAAAACTATGTCAGTGTTATGTTTTTAATTTGTTGACTCAGTGTAATATTTATTCGTGCAAGACGGCTGTCTGACACACGCTCATTTGTCctaaaaaattacaattttttccacagtttaaaattattgtttttccatcgttttagtttttttatatagCAAAAGTATGGTGGTGTTTTTTTAATTAGTTGACTCAATATAATTTTTTGAGATTGTGTTATGAGTACTATGCACAAATAACCAAAACACATACGTACATTTTATGAGACAGAGATATTCGGCTTAGTACGCGGGCAGGGCAAAAACTAATTCATATATGATAATAATGAAATAGAATGAACAGTAGTAATATAATAATTTAAAATTAGAATTATTCATGTATGATAATAATTAGAATTAAGAGATGAGTAAATGATATCGGGTGTACGTACCGATCTCAAATTTACtaaaccggtgtattttcggtaccggttctgcacaggtattcaccggtttttaccctcaaataccggtgccgtaccagtaacgaccggtaccgaaccgtaccataatgAACAATAGtgatttattattaaattaaaattagaattagaattatttaaaattagaattaagagatgagcaaatggtatcgggtataggtagcggtctcaaatttaccaaaccggtgtattttcggtaccggttctgcacaggtattcactggtttttaccctcaaataccggtgccgtaccagtaccgaccggtaccgaaccataccatactaggtatattcggtaccggtacccgcttttggggattttggtaacggtattttcggtaccggttggtaccgagttcatcaaatcctgtagcaacgcagcaatgcaagtaattgcactgtttagattacttttcatacacacagtaagtaaactgtatttcgtttgaatgaggttttgtATACACAATAACTTATTTTGcttacttttttgttttttttcctgtaatgaatgaattgtagcatgtaaaattaacttgaatatttagaatattgatgagcaaattgtatcaaatcctgtaaacgaaccggtatcgtatcggtaccaaatttaatataccaaatcattttcggt
Coding sequences:
- the LOC110930973 gene encoding uncharacterized protein LOC110930973 yields the protein MHKDGYRNLVVAHILAATTVGFIWAAAVYRRRKNSKSVKPESIVPRLDLTGSGHVGRVEKFPQYVARQLGFRDGNECPELSKLASDYVRNSKAFEDDMYVYFSNHKEEVESLSIKLVEELERCILSYFAFHWSHASLMINQVLSVGSDGRRLKNMVLAATRKQRFERVTKHLKVTRAFSTMVEELKVIESNTPKKGDGDDTLTDVMGPVAHCDRSPVLLFMGGGMGAGKSTVLKEILKEAFWSVTAENAVVVEADAFKETDVIYRALSSKGHHHDMLQSAELVHQTSTDAASSLLVTALNKGLDVIMDGTLSWEPFVEQTIAMVRAVHKHRYRMGVGYKVLEDGTIVENYWERVEDDPEEDKEVKVMKPYRIELVGVVCDPYIAVTRGIRRAIAVKRAVRVNSQLKSHKRFANAFPKYCSLVDNARLYCTNGIGVPPKLMGWKDGNSGLLVDRDQIKCLETLSEINDEADSIYELYADPRRLTESGSVWKERVLKPDRIDLQRDLKVVIERIEKSKDPTLLKG